One Gloeothece verrucosa PCC 7822 DNA window includes the following coding sequences:
- a CDS encoding HetZ-related protein 2 produces MTIAEELEKEWRSRLSKEDIKLSETVCNSIVYWLLGEDTQKFEDFKPEQLKILAQGMDYRYRILRQRYLAVSPTQAYKNLLNRLGSVVTLRNKIRTWVALSRDRQRAVVDVLQEVIQEMLKNDRYIQSQIEWISQCTKDERLRNSILFATIEEYSLRPIRNQPLLGYRFVNYLRRQSRGGMTQVPQQEMIRILSEEIGTDEDESSVSLLDTMAVSRYQEIQEWEEKQTLRQKVQREFEAYLETKVGQQAVDWLRLYLAGRSQETIAARLNLPIKQVYRLREKVSYHAIKGFALKGKPELVANWLEISLSEHNLGLTPAQWEKFWLSLSSFQQPIVALSKAGKNPETIAQELNLKKSQILKELIDIYLAAQRLRNDDITE; encoded by the coding sequence ATGACCATAGCCGAGGAGTTAGAAAAAGAGTGGCGTTCTCGTCTGAGTAAAGAGGACATTAAACTGAGTGAAACGGTATGTAACAGTATCGTTTACTGGTTATTGGGGGAAGATACTCAAAAATTTGAAGATTTTAAGCCAGAGCAACTGAAAATTTTGGCTCAGGGCATGGACTATCGTTACCGCATTTTGCGACAACGTTATTTAGCCGTCAGTCCTACTCAAGCTTATAAAAATTTACTTAATCGTTTGGGTTCGGTGGTCACCCTACGCAATAAAATTCGCACTTGGGTAGCTTTGAGTCGAGACCGACAACGAGCGGTGGTAGATGTGCTACAAGAAGTTATTCAAGAAATGTTAAAAAATGACCGCTACATTCAATCACAAATTGAATGGATCTCTCAATGTACTAAAGATGAGCGTCTCAGAAATAGTATACTTTTTGCCACGATCGAAGAGTATAGCCTACGCCCGATTCGCAATCAACCGCTTTTGGGCTATCGCTTTGTCAATTACTTACGTCGTCAGTCTCGTGGAGGGATGACCCAAGTGCCCCAACAGGAGATGATCCGTATATTATCTGAAGAAATTGGCACCGATGAAGATGAATCTTCAGTCAGTTTATTAGATACTATGGCGGTGAGTCGCTATCAGGAAATTCAAGAGTGGGAAGAAAAACAAACGCTACGCCAAAAGGTTCAACGAGAATTTGAAGCTTATTTAGAAACTAAAGTGGGTCAACAGGCAGTAGATTGGCTTAGACTTTATTTAGCGGGACGATCTCAAGAAACCATCGCGGCTCGGCTCAATTTACCAATTAAGCAAGTTTATCGACTACGGGAAAAGGTTAGTTATCATGCTATTAAAGGATTTGCTCTCAAAGGCAAACCCGAATTAGTGGCCAACTGGTTAGAAATATCCCTGAGTGAGCATAATTTAGGACTCACTCCGGCTCAATGGGAAAAGTTTTGGCTCAGTTTAAGTTCTTTCCAACAACCCATTGTTGCCCTCTCTAAAGCGGGTAAAAATCCAGAAACCATTGCTCAAGAGTTGAACCTCAAAAAAAGTCAAATCCTCAAGGAATTGATTGATATTTATCTAGCCGCTCAACGACTACGTAATGATGACATTACTGAATGA
- a CDS encoding amidohydrolase yields the protein MKIRPDIQNLQPLLIEWRRHFHQYPELGFNEVMTAEFIAQGLRQWGLEPITGVAQTGIVVTLKGNRPGKTLALRADMDALPIEENQELSYKSKHPGISHACGHDGHIAILLGVAHYLSEHRDFPGEVKLIFQPAEEGLGGAQAMIEAGVTEGIDAIIGLHLWNNLPVGTIGVRPDNLMAASERFECLITGRGGHPGMPQQTIDAVIVVTQIIQALQTIVARNINPFDPCVITVGQVGAGTRYNVIASTAQFSGTVRYFHPYLQEFLPKRIEEVIRGVCQIHGAEYELHWHRTSPTVKNQAQLTELVTKIAKYRVEIPQNIIYDCQTMAGEDFSYFQAKIPGCFFFLGSGNPQMELNYPHHHPRFNFQEIALSYGVEMLVSCVEQFKSVV from the coding sequence ATGAAAATCAGACCAGACATTCAAAACCTGCAACCTTTACTCATCGAGTGGCGAAGGCACTTTCATCAATACCCAGAACTCGGGTTTAATGAAGTGATGACCGCCGAATTTATCGCCCAAGGTTTGAGACAATGGGGACTCGAACCCATCACCGGCGTAGCTCAAACGGGTATTGTGGTCACCCTTAAAGGAAACCGTCCAGGCAAAACCTTAGCCCTGCGGGCCGATATGGATGCTTTACCCATCGAGGAAAATCAGGAACTCTCCTATAAATCAAAACATCCGGGGATTAGTCACGCCTGTGGACATGATGGACATATCGCCATACTCCTAGGAGTCGCTCATTATCTATCTGAGCATCGAGACTTTCCAGGAGAGGTGAAACTGATTTTTCAACCGGCTGAGGAAGGATTAGGCGGCGCTCAGGCGATGATTGAAGCCGGGGTGACTGAGGGAATAGATGCTATTATTGGCTTACACCTGTGGAATAATTTACCAGTAGGAACCATTGGGGTGCGTCCAGATAATTTAATGGCTGCCTCAGAGCGTTTTGAATGTCTGATCACTGGTAGAGGCGGTCATCCGGGAATGCCTCAGCAAACCATTGATGCTGTAATTGTCGTTACGCAAATTATTCAAGCTTTACAAACTATTGTTGCCCGTAATATTAATCCCTTTGATCCTTGCGTGATTACAGTGGGGCAAGTGGGAGCCGGCACCAGATATAATGTAATAGCCAGTACAGCCCAATTTAGCGGCACAGTACGCTATTTTCATCCTTATTTACAAGAATTTCTCCCTAAAAGAATTGAAGAGGTCATTCGAGGAGTCTGTCAAATTCATGGGGCAGAATATGAACTCCATTGGCATCGCACCAGCCCCACCGTCAAAAATCAGGCTCAATTAACAGAATTAGTGACAAAGATCGCAAAATATCGGGTAGAAATTCCACAAAATATTATTTATGATTGTCAAACGATGGCCGGAGAAGATTTTAGCTACTTTCAAGCCAAGATTCCGGGTTGTTTCTTTTTTCTAGGTTCTGGTAACCCTCAAATGGAGTTAAATTATCCTCATCATCACCCCCGCTTTAATTTTCAAGAAATTGCTTTGAGCTATGGCGTGGAAATGCTGGTAAGCTGCGTCGAACAGTTTAAAAGTGTGGTCTAG
- a CDS encoding class I SAM-dependent methyltransferase encodes MSFKSLNINSLTQESIHQTILDLLKDENKGLLLEIGAYKGYLTQKIQNEGFKVMACDLNPQNFIPKEEITCQKVDLNKTLPYEDETFDYIVGAEVIEHIENPWHLIRELYRITKPNGIVILSTPNLHNWYVRLGFLLNSNLYNFVSSYEEIGHITPVFLWNLERMAKGRFKLTEIKTSRSFIPKLNILLPFKGLGFGQCVIVKMLREENFCEDPSLKWYS; translated from the coding sequence ATGAGTTTTAAATCATTGAATATAAATTCATTAACTCAAGAAAGTATTCACCAAACAATCCTTGACTTGTTAAAAGATGAAAACAAAGGATTATTACTTGAAATTGGAGCTTATAAAGGCTATTTAACTCAAAAAATCCAAAATGAAGGCTTTAAGGTGATGGCGTGCGATCTGAATCCTCAAAATTTTATTCCCAAAGAAGAAATTACTTGTCAAAAAGTCGATTTAAATAAAACTTTACCTTATGAAGACGAAACTTTTGATTATATCGTTGGTGCTGAAGTCATAGAGCATATCGAAAATCCCTGGCATTTAATTCGAGAACTTTATCGAATTACCAAGCCGAATGGTATTGTCATATTAAGCACTCCTAATTTACATAACTGGTATGTTAGATTGGGGTTTTTATTAAATTCAAACTTATATAATTTTGTATCTTCCTATGAAGAAATCGGTCATATCACTCCTGTTTTTCTCTGGAATTTAGAAAGAATGGCTAAAGGAAGATTTAAGTTGACAGAAATAAAAACTAGCCGTAGTTTCATCCCTAAACTAAATATTCTTCTCCCCTTTAAGGGCCTTGGGTTTGGTCAATGTGTTATTGTAAAAATGTTGAGAGAAGAGAACTTTTGTGAAGATCCCAGCTTAAAATGGTATAGTTAA
- a CDS encoding DUF429 domain-containing protein: MGTTTSEIFMKFIGIDLAWSSGYTGVCALIWQNNQLELLELNHFQKVHDILIWIDDFIAPTEGALIAVDAPTLITNHTGMRLADKLTHQYFRRYHAGCYPANLSRPFARQTVAFGSSLEQRGFLHAPTITPQQVGRFQIEVFPHPAMVNLFQLERILKYKKGPLKQRQSELIKLYNYIVKNLTHYQPKLVLNFTFELIDTSLKQPLTGKQLKAIEDQLDSLICAYVAAYWWYWGPERNLILGDGDSGYIVIPALISGTL; the protein is encoded by the coding sequence ATGGGAACGACTACAAGCGAAATTTTTATGAAATTTATCGGCATTGATCTGGCTTGGTCATCTGGCTATACTGGAGTTTGCGCTTTAATTTGGCAAAATAATCAGCTTGAATTACTCGAACTCAACCATTTCCAAAAAGTCCATGATATTTTAATTTGGATCGATGATTTTATTGCGCCTACTGAAGGAGCGTTAATTGCTGTTGATGCTCCCACTTTAATTACTAATCACACCGGTATGAGATTAGCCGATAAACTCACTCATCAATATTTCCGCCGCTATCATGCTGGCTGTTATCCGGCTAATTTATCCCGTCCTTTTGCTCGGCAAACAGTCGCTTTTGGCTCGAGTTTAGAACAACGGGGTTTTCTTCATGCCCCTACCATTACTCCTCAACAAGTCGGACGTTTTCAAATCGAAGTTTTTCCTCATCCGGCTATGGTCAATTTATTCCAGTTAGAGCGAATTTTAAAATATAAAAAAGGTCCCTTAAAACAGCGTCAATCGGAATTAATTAAATTGTACAATTATATTGTCAAAAACTTAACTCATTATCAACCTAAACTCGTTTTAAATTTTACTTTTGAGCTTATTGATACATCTTTAAAACAGCCGCTCACCGGCAAACAACTTAAAGCCATCGAGGATCAACTTGATAGTCTCATCTGTGCTTATGTGGCGGCTTATTGGTGGTATTGGGGCCCTGAGCGTAACTTGATTTTAGGCGATGGTGATAGCGGTTATATTGTTATTCCTGCTCTGATTTCGGGGACTCTATAA
- the dapB gene encoding 4-hydroxy-tetrahydrodipicolinate reductase, producing MTNESPIPVVVNGAAGKMGQEVIKAVSSAKDLILVGAVDKNPKYRGQDAGEVAGCGPVEVPIIDDLQSILVLATQEKVQGVMVDFTHPDGVYENVRSAIAYGVRPVVGTTGLSVEQIKDLADFAEKASTGCLIVPNFSLGMILLQQAAMQASQYFDHVEIIELHHNQKADAPSGTAIKTAEMLSELGKTYNAAKVEETENIAGSRGGIVGENIRVHSVRLPGLIAHQEVIFGSPGQIYTLRHDTTDRSSFMPGVLLAIRKVTQLKSLVYGLEKVL from the coding sequence ATGACCAATGAATCCCCGATCCCCGTCGTCGTCAATGGGGCAGCCGGTAAAATGGGACAAGAAGTGATAAAAGCTGTTTCCTCGGCAAAAGATCTGATTTTAGTAGGGGCAGTGGATAAAAACCCCAAATATCGGGGACAAGATGCGGGAGAGGTGGCCGGATGCGGACCGGTAGAAGTGCCGATCATTGATGACTTACAAAGTATTTTAGTTCTGGCAACTCAGGAAAAAGTCCAAGGCGTAATGGTAGATTTTACTCATCCAGATGGGGTCTATGAAAATGTTCGCAGTGCCATCGCTTATGGAGTTCGTCCTGTGGTGGGAACCACCGGCCTTAGTGTGGAACAAATTAAAGATTTAGCCGATTTTGCGGAAAAAGCCAGTACGGGTTGTTTAATTGTGCCGAATTTTTCCCTGGGCATGATTTTATTGCAACAAGCCGCTATGCAAGCCTCTCAATATTTCGATCATGTGGAAATTATAGAACTTCATCATAACCAAAAAGCTGATGCCCCGAGCGGCACAGCCATCAAAACCGCAGAAATGCTCTCGGAATTGGGCAAAACCTATAACGCGGCTAAAGTAGAAGAAACGGAAAATATCGCGGGTTCTCGGGGAGGAATTGTGGGAGAAAATATTCGGGTTCATAGTGTGCGCTTACCGGGCTTAATTGCTCACCAAGAAGTAATTTTTGGCTCACCGGGTCAAATTTATACTCTGCGTCACGATACCACAGATCGCTCGAGTTTTATGCCTGGAGTGCTTTTAGCCATTCGTAAAGTTACTCAACTCAAATCTTTAGTTTATGGGTTAGAAAAAGTGTTATAA
- a CDS encoding bifunctional nuclease family protein: MIEMQVASVALDIITKNPRVLLKDISDNYFISIEIGQKEAQSIIAAIHNQHGPRPMTHDLFANLLKACKLPLKGVIIHGLEENTFYAHLCVQQGEITHEIDSRPSDAIALALRTHTPIWATENLLRLAAIPIDETSENPELSNSKTVLRSAQLLQQLKEAISTSVDLSDTDKFEALEQIDTLIQIVSHPKDENLKKNAKTAIKILLGTVAIIPPKAKVVEAYKKLMPEILSLLSL, translated from the coding sequence ATGATTGAAATGCAAGTGGCCTCCGTCGCCTTAGATATTATTACAAAAAACCCGAGAGTATTACTCAAAGATATTTCAGATAATTATTTTATTTCTATCGAAATTGGACAGAAGGAGGCACAGTCAATCATAGCAGCGATTCACAACCAGCATGGTCCACGACCCATGACTCATGATTTATTTGCTAATCTTCTAAAAGCCTGTAAATTGCCGCTTAAAGGAGTGATTATTCATGGTTTAGAAGAGAATACTTTTTATGCTCATCTTTGTGTTCAACAAGGAGAAATCACCCACGAAATTGATAGCCGTCCAAGCGATGCCATTGCTCTTGCGCTACGGACACATACCCCCATCTGGGCAACCGAAAATTTATTGAGATTAGCGGCAATCCCTATTGATGAAACCTCGGAAAATCCCGAACTCAGCAACTCAAAAACCGTTTTAAGGTCCGCTCAATTATTGCAGCAGTTAAAAGAAGCGATTTCTACTTCTGTTGACCTGAGTGACACAGACAAATTCGAAGCTCTTGAACAAATTGACACATTGATTCAAATTGTCAGCCACCCCAAAGATGAGAACCTCAAAAAAAATGCTAAGACAGCCATCAAAATTCTTTTAGGAACAGTGGCAATCATCCCTCCAAAAGCTAAAGTAGTAGAAGCTTATAAAAAGTTAATGCCCGAGATTTTATCTTTACTCTCTTTATAG
- the mtnB gene encoding methylthioribulose 1-phosphate dehydratase: MTSDLRQDLINAARQFYQLGWMVGTAGNLSAKLEDGSFWITASGKSKGQLQENDFVRVSPQGEVLESPHPQNRPSAETSIHQAIYSLFPQANACYHVHSVEANLVSRFTEGEILPLPPLEMLKGLGVWKENPEVVMPVFKNYLEVPRIAQEISERFSATPPDVPALLIVYHGVTVWAESTEKAQHYIELTEYIFRYIVASHQLSL; the protein is encoded by the coding sequence ATGACCAGTGATCTCCGTCAAGACTTAATTAATGCCGCGCGTCAATTTTACCAACTCGGTTGGATGGTAGGCACGGCCGGCAACCTTTCGGCTAAACTAGAGGATGGTAGTTTCTGGATAACCGCCAGTGGAAAAAGCAAAGGGCAACTCCAAGAAAACGATTTTGTCAGAGTTTCCCCACAAGGAGAGGTGTTAGAGTCTCCCCATCCTCAAAACCGTCCCTCTGCTGAAACGAGCATTCATCAAGCTATTTATTCTTTATTCCCTCAAGCTAATGCTTGTTATCATGTTCATTCAGTGGAAGCTAACTTAGTTTCTCGCTTCACAGAAGGGGAAATTTTACCGTTACCTCCTCTAGAAATGCTAAAAGGGTTAGGGGTATGGAAAGAAAACCCAGAAGTCGTTATGCCAGTCTTTAAAAATTACCTAGAAGTGCCTCGCATTGCTCAAGAAATTAGTGAACGATTTTCAGCAACGCCTCCTGATGTCCCTGCCCTTCTCATTGTCTATCATGGTGTCACCGTTTGGGCAGAATCTACCGAAAAAGCACAACATTATATAGAACTGACTGAGTATATTTTTCGTTATATCGTCGCTTCTCACCAACTAAGTCTATAA
- a CDS encoding HAD-IB family phosphatase, with protein MEKLSQQPTLKNIVFCDFDGTITAIETFVGMLKTFAPELCAQIMPQLYERKLTLREGVRKILESIPSSVYPDSLTYAQDKPIRAGLPELLDFLDHKKIPFVVISGGVKGMVETVLERHQLLERVLDIWAVEIDTSQEYFQIYSPVEGETELVAKVDVMAKYSAEKTIAIGDSVTDINMALKADLVFARDRLIDYMQSENKPYIPWNDFFDVRDYLMKNL; from the coding sequence TTGGAAAAATTATCTCAGCAACCCACCCTAAAAAACATTGTTTTCTGTGACTTTGATGGCACGATCACCGCAATAGAAACTTTTGTCGGAATGCTAAAAACATTCGCTCCTGAATTATGCGCTCAAATTATGCCGCAACTTTATGAGCGTAAGCTAACCTTAAGAGAAGGAGTCAGAAAAATTCTAGAATCTATTCCCTCCTCGGTTTATCCCGATAGTCTCACTTATGCTCAGGATAAACCTATCCGTGCCGGTTTACCCGAATTATTAGACTTTCTCGATCACAAAAAAATTCCCTTTGTCGTCATATCTGGAGGCGTTAAGGGAATGGTAGAAACCGTATTAGAACGACACCAACTGCTTGAGCGAGTGCTGGATATTTGGGCGGTAGAAATAGACACCAGTCAAGAATATTTTCAAATTTATTCACCAGTAGAAGGAGAGACAGAATTAGTGGCAAAAGTCGACGTGATGGCCAAATACTCAGCCGAAAAAACCATTGCCATTGGTGACTCTGTTACCGATATTAATATGGCCTTAAAAGCGGATCTCGTTTTTGCCCGTGATCGCTTGATCGACTATATGCAATCAGAAAATAAACCTTATATTCCCTGGAATGATTTTTTTGATGTGCGAGACTATTTAATGAAAAATCTATAA
- a CDS encoding N-acetylglucosamine kinase: MNYVLGIDGGGSKTLCILMDENREIRGRGYGGCSNYHLVGEQKAFLAMETALEKATENLNKIEIKALGIGLAGVSRPQDFQVIQNWVKELQSSEKLPIKWSLLSGNIVISHDALIALVGGAAKAIGILVNAGTGSIIFGRNKRGEVKRVGGWGHLLGDEGSAYTIAIRGMKAALKGFDGSGEKTLLSAYFQQHLSLASLEDLVKTIYQKEWGVSEIASLAPLIDQVAVAGDLAAQKILEQTVNELVEGTKIVKKTLFSESEIIEIVTSGSVWQSQYPIRARFQALLEQHSPQIRVIQPRHEPAYGAALLALQTFNPLA; this comes from the coding sequence ATGAATTATGTATTGGGAATTGATGGCGGCGGCAGCAAAACATTATGTATCCTAATGGATGAAAATAGGGAAATTCGAGGTCGAGGTTATGGAGGCTGTTCTAATTATCATTTGGTGGGTGAACAAAAAGCTTTCTTAGCAATGGAAACTGCCCTAGAAAAAGCTACAGAAAACCTCAATAAAATCGAAATAAAAGCCCTAGGTATAGGATTAGCCGGGGTATCCCGTCCCCAGGATTTTCAAGTTATACAAAATTGGGTTAAGGAATTACAATCGAGTGAAAAATTGCCGATAAAATGGAGCTTGTTGTCGGGGAATATCGTCATCTCTCATGATGCTTTAATTGCCTTAGTTGGGGGAGCCGCTAAAGCCATAGGAATTCTGGTTAATGCAGGAACCGGTTCGATTATTTTTGGACGGAATAAACGAGGAGAAGTGAAACGAGTGGGAGGGTGGGGACATCTTTTAGGCGATGAAGGCAGCGCTTATACCATTGCTATTCGGGGAATGAAAGCGGCTTTAAAAGGTTTTGATGGAAGCGGAGAAAAAACGCTTCTCTCAGCCTATTTTCAACAACACCTCAGTTTAGCCAGTCTAGAAGATCTAGTTAAAACAATTTATCAAAAAGAATGGGGCGTTAGCGAAATTGCTAGTTTAGCACCTTTGATCGATCAGGTAGCAGTAGCCGGAGATTTAGCGGCTCAAAAGATTCTAGAACAAACCGTTAATGAATTAGTTGAAGGCACAAAAATCGTTAAAAAAACCCTTTTTTCTGAGAGCGAAATTATTGAAATTGTGACAAGTGGCAGTGTGTGGCAGAGTCAATATCCCATCCGAGCAAGATTTCAAGCACTTTTAGAGCAACATTCCCCACAGATAAGAGTCATTCAACCTCGTCATGAACCCGCTTATGGAGCGGCTTTATTAGCTTTACAAACTTTTAACCCACTTGCTTAA
- a CDS encoding PqqD family peptide modification chaperone — translation MITKDSLIVAAQEQTFSELDHETVILHLKSGVYYGLNAVGTTIWNLIQQPRAITEILDAMLTQYQVEASVCEQTC, via the coding sequence ATGATAACAAAAGATTCCCTGATCGTGGCGGCTCAAGAACAAACATTTTCCGAATTAGATCATGAAACCGTGATCCTTCATCTGAAGTCCGGCGTGTATTACGGACTTAATGCGGTGGGAACAACGATCTGGAATTTGATTCAACAGCCTAGGGCGATCACAGAAATACTAGACGCTATGCTCACTCAGTATCAGGTTGAGGCCTCTGTGTGTGAGCAGACTTGTTGA
- a CDS encoding phosphodiester glycosidase family protein has protein sequence MREDNWHSLSIFSFSFVAVAMVYHVTNNFPAQPPQLNKSEIAINSETILTNSPRNFRPQTLLAQSNLSELQQGNEISINGRKYSVAWSQWQEGTSTRIGISDTGVMNILGVYLLSTRDPEIQPVVWFNNDPNQPTILKAKFIAPYRYLDLTDILQTAGTEIQAVGNTLNLNIPPAQIQNIRQGDQSWGKRIVIDLDRPTFWLVSQAKNEGAVLIEGIANSQLMGTYQPLPIASPNASRSTTNEDDLGTGSNAKFDPQLFSLTGEKTTTKLLLNLPTAYGIRVFSLSNPPRLVVDVRPDEKVEREIQWTPGIVWRQQIITAKGDLFPVTSLLIDLNTSNISFKPVTSNANSLEGTAPIAATARITGASAAINGGFFNRNNKLPLGAIRSNNRWLSGPILNRGAIAWNEKGEVKIGRLRLQETLTTNNGNQIPIGLVNSGYIQGGMARYTRDWGSFYTPLSDNEIIITVENNQVIEQRQASSAAQNQFPIPAQGYLLIIRKNAVAASSLIPGTQVNLNSATIPPEFNRYPQILGAGPLLLLNGQIVLDAAAEQFSKGFQEQKASRSAIATTRGEKLILVAVHNRVGGTGATLAEFAQILQALGAVDALNLDGGSSTSLALGGQLIDRSPVTAAKVHNGIGVFINPKF, from the coding sequence GTGAGAGAAGATAACTGGCATTCCCTAAGCATATTTTCCTTTTCCTTTGTAGCAGTGGCGATGGTGTACCACGTCACCAATAATTTTCCCGCTCAACCTCCCCAACTCAACAAGAGTGAAATTGCAATTAACTCAGAAACAATTTTAACGAACAGTCCTCGTAATTTCCGCCCTCAAACTCTATTGGCTCAAAGTAACCTTTCTGAGCTTCAACAAGGCAATGAAATCAGTATTAATGGGCGTAAATATTCCGTTGCTTGGAGTCAGTGGCAAGAAGGAACATCCACAAGAATAGGAATCAGTGATACTGGAGTCATGAATATTTTAGGAGTGTATTTATTAAGCACCCGTGATCCAGAAATTCAGCCGGTAGTGTGGTTTAATAACGATCCGAATCAACCCACAATTCTCAAAGCTAAATTCATTGCACCCTATCGCTATTTAGACCTTACCGATATCTTACAAACGGCTGGAACTGAAATACAAGCTGTAGGCAATACCCTAAATTTAAACATCCCACCCGCCCAAATTCAAAACATCCGTCAAGGTGATCAAAGTTGGGGGAAACGCATTGTTATTGATCTGGATCGCCCAACATTTTGGCTCGTTAGTCAAGCGAAAAATGAAGGAGCCGTGCTTATTGAAGGGATAGCAAATTCCCAATTAATGGGCACTTATCAACCCTTACCGATAGCTTCTCCTAACGCTTCTAGAAGTACGACAAATGAGGATGATCTCGGCACAGGATCTAATGCTAAATTTGACCCTCAACTGTTTTCTTTAACCGGCGAAAAAACCACCACCAAATTATTATTAAATTTACCCACTGCTTACGGAATTCGGGTTTTTAGTTTATCTAACCCTCCTCGCCTTGTGGTAGATGTTCGCCCGGATGAAAAAGTGGAACGGGAAATACAATGGACTCCTGGAATTGTCTGGAGACAACAAATAATTACAGCTAAAGGAGATTTATTTCCGGTTACTTCGCTCTTAATTGATTTAAATACCTCTAACATTTCTTTTAAACCCGTCACCTCTAATGCGAATAGTCTAGAAGGCACTGCCCCTATTGCCGCTACAGCTAGAATAACGGGGGCTTCTGCTGCCATTAATGGAGGATTTTTTAACCGCAATAACAAGTTACCCCTAGGCGCAATTCGGAGTAACAATCGTTGGCTATCTGGGCCAATTCTTAACCGAGGAGCCATCGCTTGGAATGAAAAAGGAGAGGTAAAAATAGGTCGTTTGCGTCTGCAAGAAACTTTAACCACTAATAACGGAAATCAGATTCCCATCGGGTTAGTTAATAGTGGATATATTCAAGGGGGAATGGCGCGTTATACCCGAGACTGGGGCAGCTTTTATACGCCTTTAAGTGATAACGAAATAATTATTACTGTTGAAAATAATCAGGTTATTGAACAGCGACAAGCATCCTCTGCCGCACAAAATCAGTTTCCCATTCCGGCTCAAGGTTATCTATTAATTATTCGTAAAAATGCTGTAGCGGCTTCGAGTTTGATCCCCGGAACACAAGTTAATTTAAATAGTGCCACTATTCCCCCTGAGTTTAATCGTTATCCTCAGATTTTAGGAGCCGGTCCTCTATTATTGCTCAATGGGCAAATTGTTCTCGATGCCGCCGCCGAACAGTTTAGCAAAGGGTTTCAAGAGCAAAAAGCCTCGAGAAGTGCCATCGCTACCACTCGAGGAGAAAAATTAATCCTAGTCGCTGTTCATAACCGAGTAGGAGGAACAGGTGCTACTTTAGCAGAATTTGCTCAAATTTTACAAGCTTTAGGGGCAGTTGATGCTTTGAATTTGGACGGGGGAAGTTCTACTTCTCTGGCTTTAGGAGGTCAATTAATTGATCGCTCTCCGGTAACAGCCGCTAAAGTTCATAATGGCATCGGGGTTTTTATTAACCCTAAATTTTAA